Proteins encoded together in one Vicinamibacterales bacterium window:
- a CDS encoding ribbon-helix-helix protein, CopG family, whose protein sequence is MTFSIHIDQPTAEALARAARTSGRTRNALIREAIRTWLATAERAEWPTIVRRFTGEPRAARFEDLRTDLVEPRDPFEVLPRRRRRT, encoded by the coding sequence ATGACCTTCAGCATCCACATCGACCAGCCGACCGCTGAGGCGCTCGCGCGCGCCGCCCGGACGAGCGGGCGAACGAGGAACGCCCTCATCCGCGAAGCCATCCGCACATGGCTCGCCACCGCTGAGCGCGCGGAGTGGCCAACAATCGTCCGCCGCTTCACGGGAGAGCCGCGCGCGGCCCGCTTCGAAGATCTTCGCACCGATCTCGTCGAGCCGCGCGACCCGTTCGAGGTGCTGCCGCGACGCAGGCGGCGCACATGA
- the cas2 gene encoding CRISPR-associated endonuclease Cas2 produces the protein MRNTFLVTYDVCDDKRLARVHKTMCGFGDHLQYSVFECQLTPTDLVRCRHLLSEIIDHRKDQVLFVDLGPSDGRGDRVITALGKAYSPIDSPCIIVERAPDREPRSSTPTRAPSPRAPAIVIEEPD, from the coding sequence ATGCGCAACACCTTCCTCGTCACCTACGACGTCTGCGACGACAAGCGCCTCGCGCGCGTCCACAAGACGATGTGCGGGTTCGGCGACCACCTGCAGTACTCGGTCTTCGAGTGCCAGCTCACGCCCACCGACCTCGTCCGCTGTCGCCACCTCCTCAGCGAGATCATCGACCACCGCAAGGACCAGGTTCTCTTCGTGGACCTCGGGCCGTCGGACGGACGCGGCGACCGCGTCATCACCGCCCTCGGTAAGGCCTACTCACCGATCGACAGCCCGTGCATCATCGTTGAACGCGCGCCCGACCGCGAGCCGCGTTCGTCAACACCGACCAGGGCACCTTCTCCGCGCGCGCCGGCCATCGTCATCGAGGAGCCCGACTGA
- a CDS encoding type II toxin-antitoxin system VapC family toxin has product MTYLLDTCVVSDFVRGDQPVLSRIQATAPSAIAVSAITVLEVEYGLALRPALARRLRAVVTAFFDAVTVLPLEREDALQAAALRADLKRKGLPVGAYDLLIGATALRRGLTLVTSNTAEFRHIGDLALVDWRGRPPS; this is encoded by the coding sequence ATGACGTACCTGCTCGATACGTGCGTTGTCAGCGACTTCGTGCGCGGCGACCAGCCGGTCCTCTCGCGGATCCAGGCGACCGCACCCTCCGCGATCGCCGTCTCCGCCATCACCGTGCTCGAGGTCGAATACGGGCTCGCACTGCGCCCGGCGCTGGCGCGGCGTCTGCGGGCGGTCGTGACGGCGTTCTTCGACGCCGTCACCGTTCTGCCGCTCGAGCGCGAGGACGCGCTCCAGGCGGCGGCGCTGCGGGCCGACCTGAAGCGCAAGGGATTGCCCGTCGGTGCCTATGACCTGCTCATCGGCGCCACGGCGCTTCGGCGCGGATTGACGCTCGTCACGTCGAACACGGCGGAGTTCAGGCACATCGGCGACCTGGCGCTGGTCGACTGGCGCGGGCGGCCCCCGTCCTGA